The Clostridiales bacterium FE2011 sequence CCAATTAAGGTAACAGATAAACTAACAGGTCAGATTTTCCTGAATATTGTAGCTGTGCAGTTGTCAGTGTGCGCAAGGACACTGAACCATTTCCGGTGGTAATGACGAAGAGGTCCCACCTGTTCCCATACCGAACACAGAAGTTAAGCTCTTCAGTGCCGATGGTACTTGGCTGGTAACGGCCCGGGAGAGTAGGTCGCCGCCGGATTCCAAAAACTCTGTAGTTTTCACTACAGAGTTTTTTCTTTACCTGGATATATAGGAGTGTGGGCCGTAACGATGATATCGCTCGCTTTGATAATGCCATATGCCGTTCCTTTGCTAACATAAATGTGCACTGAAACGGCATATGGCATTTTGAGTTCAACTCTTCGAGTTTCACTCACGTATCCCTTACAGGGATCCAAGCGAGCTGCGGGGTGATGGTTGGCTTTTTGGGAACGGGTGAGAGGAGAGAAGAAGAGGTCCCCCCGCAACCTCAATCGTCGCACTGCTCCCTTGGAGCGGTCGCATTGCTCGTTTCGGTAAGGATTCGCGCGCGCACCGCGGGCGGAATTCCCGCCTCGCGCACCGCGCACGACAGGACTCCGCCTCATTTCGGCTGCGCCGACAGCCCACTGGGCTGACATTCGGCTCGCTCCCCTGTTCCCATACCGAACACAGAACAGTATTGCCATCAGGCAATACTGCAAAGATACTTTAATGCCGCTGATAATATAATTTCTTCGCTCTCCGCAACCTCAATAGTCGTGACTCCCCACTGGGGAGCTCACTCCTTTTCGGTTGACCTCACCGCCGACGAAATTTCCGCCACTGGCGGTCGTCGGCGGTTCGCCCTCTTCCATACCGAACACAGAGCACTGCTGCCTGTCGGCAGCAGTGCAAAGATACTTTGCAATATTGAACAATGATTGGATTGGCAATTCTGATTGACAGGAGGTGCTAGGTACCTCCTTGATTGTTTTGATGCACTGGAAGCATAGCATGACAAGGATGCTGCAGGCACGGCGAAGCCGCTGAGTCCTTGACTGGGTATGCTGACTGTGCTTAACCTGGTTTTATTTCATAATGAACATAGAGAGATGCTTTCAGAAAAATTTTCTTTGCATTTTTGGAATCAGATGATATAATCGCACTCACCCTACAGATCTGGAGAAGTACAGTATGTATATTACAAGTGAGAAGCTGAAAAGCAGGATTGAAGAAATAGCACGGGAAGTAAATGAACGGTTTGATCGTCATATTTTGCTGGAAGAGTATATCGGGCTTCCTTACTTCGGGCAGGTTATTCTGCGGTTTATGCTGGAGGAGGAAAATTATACGGTGGAGGATCTGGACCGGTATGAACGGGAGTTGTATCAGATCGTCGGCGATGAATTCCTTGTGGATTTCATGGGAAGCGTTTACCGGAAGGTCGGAGTGGACTACTCCGATTTGGGTAAGATCTTCAGGGCCATGGAAGCGGAATACAGGGATGAGGTTGTTGCGCCTTCCATTCACAGCGAGGGGATCCGGGAGGACGCAAGGGAGCTGCTGAAAGCAGCGGGAATGGATCCGGACCAGAAGGTCTGGGAAATCCAGCTGGAAGATGGATGTTATGCCCTGCTGCTTCTGGGGAAGGAAAACCGGGAGATCCTGGAGATGCAGGAGCCGGTTCGGCTGTTTGTGCAGGAGGCCGGAGAAATAGAATGTACAGGGGTGATCAAAGCGGCGATGCGGTGTAAAAGACTCGGAGTCTCCCTGGGCAGGCTGATGATGGAAATGAGTCGATGACAGGAGAAAACCGTATGGAAAGTACCAGGCTGCTGATCCGGCGGATGGAGAAAGTGGATGAAGCATCCTTTGTCAGCGGGATTGCCGACAGGGCACTGCGGATTGCCTACGGGTTTCCGGCGGATATGGATGACGCGGTGTCCGCGAAAATCTTTGAGCGCTTCTTCTGCTTGAACAACAGTTATTCGCTGGTGGAGAAAGATTCTGGTGCGGTGATTGGATTCCTGCTGGAAGTGGAGCCGGAGCTGCCGGAGAATCTGAGGACGGGATTGCCGGAGAGAGGGAGAACCCTGGCTTATGCGATTTTCCCGCCTTACCAGCGGAAGGGATATATGCTGGAAGCCCTGCAGGCGGTGATTCCGGAACTGTTCCGGTGTGCGGGAGTGGAATACATACACTGCGGACACTTTGAGGAGAACATTCCCAGCCGGGAACTGCTCCGCAAACTGGGATTCCGGGAGTATGCCAGCCATCAGAACCGGGACAAACTGATTATTGATGAAATACTGCGGCGAGGGGTATGAGAACACCTGGATGCCGTGGATATAAAAGGAGGGATCAGGACATGAAAACAACCTCACTGTCGATTGCCAACTACTGCGTACCCTGCCATTCTTTTTGCCGGTATTGCCTGCTGGCATCCTGCGGGAAAGCTACAGGGGTGGATTACAAGGCAGGAGAAGCATTGGGCGGCAGGATTATCCGGGAAATGAAAGAAGCACGCCCTGATCTTAATTGCAGTTATTATATCGGCTACTGCATGGACACACCGGATCTGCAGGAATTCCTGCGCTTCAACCGGGAGTATCAGGGACCTGCAGCCAAGTTCCTGCAGATGAACGGGTTTGCCTTCCGGGAGGAGCCGGAACTGGCGGAGCTGATGGAGAGCATCCGTGAAAACGGTGTGGAACTCATCGATCTGACTTTCTACGGCACCGAGGCGTATCATGACCGCTTTGCCGGGAGAAAGGGAGACTTCCGGTTTCTGCTCCGGATGCTGGATCAGGCGGTAAAAGCCGGCCTTCAGGTGAATGTGAGCATTCCCCTGATCCGGGAGAACCTGTCCCAGATACCGGAACTCTATGAAATGTTGTCCGTCTACCCGCTGTACCGGTGCGCCTGCTTCCTGCCGCACAGCAAGGGGCGGGGCAGTACCATATCGGAACAGCGGATCACGAAGCAGGAGTTTGAACAGCTGCCGGAAAAGATCCGGAATTCGTTTTCCCGGATGAAGCACAGGACGGAAACGGAGTGGATTGCCTCCGGGGAAACGGCAGAACCGGTTGATCGGGGTCTGATCCTGGTACTGACGCCGGAGAATTTTGAAAAGTACAACCGGATGAGCGGGGCGGAGATCCTGGCGGAGCTGGAAGCAATGGATGACCGGTATCTGCAGGAAATGCCTTCGGTTCAGGAGCTGGCCCGGATGTATGGAGATCCGCAGAACCAGCAGCTGTTCAGGATCAGGGACCTGGCGCTGATCTGGCAGCAGCGGCATATTGCTGAAACCGGAAACCGGATTTATGATATGCACGATGAAACCCATTCCTTCAGCGTGCATCTCCGGGAGGATGAACTATTGATCAACAGGATGGTAGTGGAAAATGAAAACGGAAGAAATAAAGATTGAACTGTATACCAAAGAACGGATTCCGGACGTGCTGGCGTTTGAAAAACAGCTGCGGGCGGAGGAAGACGTGTGGGGCTGGGAGATCGATGATGCTTATATCAAAAGCGTGACGGACAGTTTCGATGATCCCCGGTTTCAAAACGCCCTTTCCCTGCTGGCTTACATCGGGGAACAGGTGGTGGGCCGGATTGACGTGGTGCGGATTCCCTCCTATTTCGACGGAACCGTCAAAGCTTACCTGGACTGGATCTGCGTGCTGAAGAGCGCCCGGCATAAGGGCGTGGCTCAGGCGCTGATGAACGAAATGCGCAGCAGGCTGAAAGCGGAAGGCATTGATACGCTGATCGCGCTGACAGCCAGCAATGACGAAGCCCAGCGGTTCTACAAATCCGTTCCGGATTCGTCCATGCATGATATCGGCATCTGGATTGATATCAAATAAACAGATAGAAAGAAAAGGAATCGCCTGATGCTTCAGGCGGTTCCCTTGTTTATATCAGGATTAAATGACATTCGGTATTTCATCCACAGTGCGCGGGATATCAGTCGGGAAGTATACGGCCATTTCTTCATCGGTCATTTGGAAGAATTCCCGGATGAAGTTATACAGCCGGGTGGGCCGCTTGCGTATGACATTCCGCAGCCGGGCAACGCGCTGCTCCCAGTATTTCCAGGCCTCTTCCGGATTGGTCGGCACGTCAAACATGACTTGCTTGTCATAGAAGGGTGCCCAGCGATCGATATGCGCTTTCATGCCGGGTTCGATCCAGGCGACGCAGGCGTCCACTTCGCTTTCCATGACGCTGGATGTAAGCGAATAGAACAGGTTCCCCAGCTTGGTAAAGAAGAGGTCTTTGTACTTGTCCACGGAAAGGATCTTCAGGAAGGTGGTGTTGTTAATCGCTTTTTGTCCCATTCCTGCTTCCTTCAGGTAGCTTTGTACGGAATTGAAGCCGGAATCATACAAGCCGTAGTCAAGATCTTCAATCAGGCACTTCCATTTTCCGCCCGGAACCCGGTATACCCTTGCGTGACCGATATCGCTGTTTCCAAAGTACATTTCCACGGCCAGCCAGTCCAGGAAATTATCGATATCCACTTCCTGCTCCAGGTATTCCAGATCCGCCGGGTTTTCCGCGGGATTGCCGGCTTTCAGGGTTTTGAGCAGCTCTTTGTATTCCTTATTCGGTCCCTGGATGCTGCTGCCATTCATGGTCAGGATCGAAACGCTGTCCGCCAGTTCATCCGATACATTTTCATACCGGCAGACGGTATGGCCGTCAATGGCTTCCCGCATGTTGTACATGCCCCAGTATTCGTCGTTCAGGTATACCTGGACCGGCCGCCAGGCCTGGGTCAGCAGCTTCGCGTCCGTGTGCCTGTCAATCAGGCGGTGCTGCAGGCTGTCCTGGATCCGGGTAAACATGCTGTCGTTTCCGGCATTCCGCAGCAGGAGAGAGGGATAGGATGCAGCGGATCTGTCGTCAAACAGCGGGAAATCAAAGGATCCGTCCGCCGCGTCAATCAGGAACCCTTTCTGCGGCATATCCAGGGCGAAGTCCCCGTCCAGGCAAAGTTTGACCTGATCCTTGAACAGGACTGCACCCTCATCGCTGCGGTAGACCAGTTCGCCGTCCACTTTGACGCCCGCGTCCTTCATTTTCCTGTAGACCGTATTTTTGAAGGGCAGGTTTTTCTTATCAACATTTTCGCCCTCTGTCAGGATGCCGGTTTCGCTGTTCCACAGCAGATCGGGTTCCACATACAGGTCAATGCGGTCCAGGGGAAGGGTTTCCGGCTGTGTGGCTTTATCCGTAATGACGGCCGCGGGAAGCCCGGGGGTTTCTTCGCTGCCGACCGGCTGCGTGACGACGTCCGGGGTGATGCTGCCGACAAAGCCGTGGCGCTGGGCAGCCCAGAATCCGGTGATCAGCACCAGCACGGCCGCGACGGCCAGTACCGGCCTGAACCAGGCGCTTGTATGATGACGTGCCGGGGTAAACGCCGGCGGAATCATGGTTTCAGTGTTTCCGTTTATAACAGTAATCAAAGGATCTGCCTCCTTCTTCGTTTGCTCCAGGATTTCTGTTTCCTGGGAAGGAAGCCGGTCCAGCCAGGACAGGTTGTCACGGACCGCTTTATGAATGCGTTCCTGTGCTTTGCGTTCATCCATTGTGATCGTCGCTCCCTTCCAGTTCATTCCTGAGTCTGATGCAGGCCCGCCTGCATCTTCTTGATACGGCAGAAGGTGTGATTCCCAGAATTTCTGCTGTTTCCTGTATGTCATATCCCTGGACGTACCGA is a genomic window containing:
- a CDS encoding CotH kinase family protein; translation: MNWKGATITMDERKAQERIHKAVRDNLSWLDRLPSQETEILEQTKKEADPLITVINGNTETMIPPAFTPARHHTSAWFRPVLAVAAVLVLITGFWAAQRHGFVGSITPDVVTQPVGSEETPGLPAAVITDKATQPETLPLDRIDLYVEPDLLWNSETGILTEGENVDKKNLPFKNTVYRKMKDAGVKVDGELVYRSDEGAVLFKDQVKLCLDGDFALDMPQKGFLIDAADGSFDFPLFDDRSAASYPSLLLRNAGNDSMFTRIQDSLQHRLIDRHTDAKLLTQAWRPVQVYLNDEYWGMYNMREAIDGHTVCRYENVSDELADSVSILTMNGSSIQGPNKEYKELLKTLKAGNPAENPADLEYLEQEVDIDNFLDWLAVEMYFGNSDIGHARVYRVPGGKWKCLIEDLDYGLYDSGFNSVQSYLKEAGMGQKAINNTTFLKILSVDKYKDLFFTKLGNLFYSLTSSVMESEVDACVAWIEPGMKAHIDRWAPFYDKQVMFDVPTNPEEAWKYWEQRVARLRNVIRKRPTRLYNFIREFFQMTDEEMAVYFPTDIPRTVDEIPNVI
- a CDS encoding GNAT family N-acetyltransferase — protein: MKTEEIKIELYTKERIPDVLAFEKQLRAEEDVWGWEIDDAYIKSVTDSFDDPRFQNALSLLAYIGEQVVGRIDVVRIPSYFDGTVKAYLDWICVLKSARHKGVAQALMNEMRSRLKAEGIDTLIALTASNDEAQRFYKSVPDSSMHDIGIWIDIK
- a CDS encoding GNAT family N-acetyltransferase — translated: MESTRLLIRRMEKVDEASFVSGIADRALRIAYGFPADMDDAVSAKIFERFFCLNNSYSLVEKDSGAVIGFLLEVEPELPENLRTGLPERGRTLAYAIFPPYQRKGYMLEALQAVIPELFRCAGVEYIHCGHFEENIPSRELLRKLGFREYASHQNRDKLIIDEILRRGV